The following are from one region of the Stanieria sp. NIES-3757 genome:
- a CDS encoding transposase IS4 family protein has protein sequence MNQIILLRRTLKPLLGWHGARLNFLALFLIALLRVKTINLAELATGFRSNAKTESNYKRLQRFFRNFDLDYVVLAKAIVILMNIPQPWVLSIDRTEWSFGEKRFNVLLLGVVHNGVAYPLVWEMLEKKGNSNSDERMDLLERFCSIFPDVKVAYLTGDREFIGKPWLSYLLIEPTIRFRLRIRASDRINEGRKELRASIIFAHLQPGQTQVLSGKKLVWGRKVYVSALRLDNGELLIVITPDFCNTAISDYGQRWGIETLFGMFKTRGFCLESTHFNNSERLSKLLALMALALCWAVKTGEWLHQNYPIKIKKHGRLAKSIFRYGLDHLRSIVTDLDLKQNEFLFSLKFLSCT, from the coding sequence ATGAATCAGATTATCTTACTACGACGAACCTTGAAACCGCTTTTAGGGTGGCATGGCGCAAGGCTAAATTTTCTAGCTTTGTTTCTCATAGCATTACTAAGAGTAAAGACAATTAACCTAGCAGAGCTGGCAACTGGTTTCAGGAGTAACGCGAAAACAGAATCCAATTATAAAAGGCTACAACGGTTCTTCCGTAATTTCGATTTAGATTATGTCGTTCTTGCCAAAGCAATCGTTATATTGATGAACATACCTCAACCTTGGGTTCTGAGTATAGATCGTACTGAATGGTCTTTCGGAGAGAAACGATTCAATGTTCTCCTCTTGGGAGTGGTACATAATGGCGTTGCATACCCTCTAGTTTGGGAAATGCTTGAGAAGAAAGGAAATTCTAATAGCGACGAAAGAATGGACTTACTTGAGCGTTTTTGCTCTATATTCCCCGATGTGAAGGTAGCTTATCTTACTGGCGACCGCGAATTTATTGGCAAGCCTTGGCTCTCGTATCTTTTGATTGAACCAACAATTCGATTTAGATTGAGAATTAGAGCAAGCGATCGCATTAATGAGGGACGAAAAGAACTCAGAGCATCAATTATCTTTGCTCATCTCCAACCTGGACAGACTCAAGTTTTATCGGGAAAAAAACTGGTTTGGGGACGTAAGGTTTATGTTTCTGCTTTGCGTCTGGATAATGGTGAGTTACTAATTGTGATTACTCCCGACTTTTGTAACACAGCAATTTCTGACTATGGACAGCGATGGGGTATTGAAACCTTGTTTGGAATGTTTAAGACCAGAGGGTTTTGTCTAGAATCGACTCACTTCAATAATTCTGAACGATTGAGTAAATTGTTGGCTTTGATGGCTTTAGCTCTGTGTTGGGCTGTCAAAACAGGAGAGTGGTTGCACCAAAATTACCCAATTAAAATAAAAAAACATGGAAGACTAGCAAAGAGCATTTTCCGTTATGGTCTTGATCATTTACGCTCTATTGTTACTGATTTAGACTTGAAACAAAACGAGTTTCTTTTCTCCCTAAAATTTTTGTCCTGTACTTAG
- a CDS encoding TrkA-N domain protein: METSASFQQSAQMSNPNLEKFLVCGLGSLGQCCVVALKKFGVSVVAIELVKFERWEIANLPNLLDELILGDCSDNFVLNEASIHSCRAALLVTSNESINIETALAIHQLNPQTRLVVRSAKENLNDLLTQQINNFIAYDPTKLPATAFALAAFDSEVLGLFQLDGKNFRVVKHGIEDQKRVRDGKTSYLGRSLYDLIGQKRRILIHCRDGEPLCLSFYQWNLEAIVSLGDTLVCLEIVEQDLFQLDAKANVSWQKQRLSKGFNLKRSLKSILKLLVRFFGDNRSFREDISNRISQFWQSSFQQRVRQVVIIYYLILLLLLPIGTLLFHVYYPDISWLSAFSATAILLLGGYGDLFGNLSPTLPIPSWLQLFSLLLALVGTAFVGVLYALITEALLSFRFQFVKRRPQIPQQNHVAIVGMDHIGQQVATLLQEFRQPLVAIAVNSGFEQETELHIPIIVGNIKEALAKANLSKAKSMAILTEDEIFNLEVALMARSLSPNLNLVIRTCQQHLNERFSSFLPNAQVLFPDATAAEVFVGAAFGEKIINLFHLNNQTILVTEYRIELGDTLNGLLISEVACGYGVLPVLYQKIAQTAVFFPSEDLKLADSDRLVVLATIDALQRVERGAISMYPKQTLVRIDKVLTSDALFDGANTIARISGCHLSLARNLMNNLPQTLPFPLYHYQAQRLVRELRKILVQARIII; encoded by the coding sequence ATGGAAACATCAGCAAGTTTTCAGCAATCTGCTCAAATGTCTAATCCCAATTTAGAGAAGTTTTTAGTTTGTGGACTGGGCAGTTTGGGTCAATGCTGTGTTGTAGCCCTCAAAAAATTTGGTGTTAGTGTAGTTGCGATTGAGTTAGTTAAGTTTGAGCGTTGGGAAATCGCCAATTTACCGAATTTGTTAGACGAGTTGATTCTGGGCGATTGTTCTGATAATTTTGTTTTAAACGAAGCGAGCATTCATTCTTGTCGAGCAGCACTGCTCGTTACTAGTAACGAAAGCATAAATATAGAAACTGCTTTAGCAATCCATCAACTTAACCCACAAACTCGTTTGGTGGTGCGTTCAGCTAAGGAAAATCTGAACGATTTACTCACTCAACAAATAAATAATTTTATTGCTTACGATCCAACCAAATTACCTGCAACTGCTTTTGCTCTTGCTGCTTTTGATTCGGAAGTTTTAGGATTGTTCCAATTAGATGGAAAAAATTTTCGAGTTGTCAAACATGGTATCGAAGATCAAAAGCGCGTCCGCGATGGCAAGACCTCCTATTTAGGTCGTTCGCTTTACGATCTCATCGGTCAAAAAAGACGGATTTTGATTCATTGTCGTGATGGGGAACCACTTTGTTTATCCTTTTATCAATGGAATCTAGAAGCAATAGTCAGTCTAGGAGACACTTTAGTTTGCTTAGAAATAGTCGAACAAGATTTATTCCAGCTTGATGCTAAGGCAAATGTATCTTGGCAGAAACAAAGACTATCCAAAGGATTTAATTTAAAGCGATCGCTCAAATCTATTCTCAAACTATTGGTTCGATTCTTTGGAGACAATCGTTCCTTCCGAGAAGATATCAGCAACAGAATCAGTCAATTTTGGCAGTCTAGTTTTCAACAGCGAGTACGTCAAGTTGTTATTATTTACTACCTGATCCTCTTATTATTATTACCCATTGGGACGCTACTCTTTCATGTTTATTATCCCGATATTTCTTGGTTGTCTGCCTTTTCTGCCACGGCAATTCTTTTGTTAGGAGGGTATGGAGATTTATTTGGCAATTTATCCCCAACACTACCAATTCCTTCATGGTTGCAGTTATTTAGTTTACTCTTGGCTTTAGTTGGGACAGCCTTTGTCGGCGTTCTCTACGCTTTGATTACAGAAGCTTTACTCTCGTTTAGATTTCAGTTTGTCAAACGTCGTCCACAAATTCCCCAACAAAATCACGTCGCGATTGTCGGCATGGATCATATTGGTCAACAAGTTGCCACTCTGTTGCAAGAATTTCGCCAACCTTTAGTGGCAATTGCCGTTAATTCTGGTTTTGAGCAAGAAACTGAGCTACACATCCCAATTATTGTTGGCAATATTAAAGAAGCTTTAGCTAAAGCTAACTTGTCTAAAGCAAAGAGTATGGCAATTCTGACAGAAGATGAAATTTTTAATTTAGAAGTTGCTTTAATGGCGCGATCGCTTTCTCCTAATCTAAATCTTGTCATTCGTACCTGTCAACAACATCTCAACGAACGCTTTAGTTCTTTTTTACCGAACGCTCAAGTTTTGTTTCCTGACGCTACCGCTGCTGAGGTATTTGTTGGTGCAGCTTTTGGCGAAAAGATTATCAATCTTTTTCACCTTAATAATCAAACAATCTTAGTCACAGAATATCGAATAGAATTAGGCGATACCCTCAACGGTTTATTAATCTCTGAAGTTGCCTGTGGTTATGGAGTTCTTCCCGTTCTCTATCAAAAAATAGCTCAAACTGCGGTGTTTTTTCCTTCGGAAGATCTGAAACTTGCTGATAGCGATCGCTTGGTAGTCTTGGCGACAATTGACGCTTTACAAAGAGTTGAACGAGGAGCGATAAGTATGTACCCCAAACAAACACTTGTGAGAATTGATAAAGTTTTAACCTCGGATGCTTTATTTGACGGAGCTAATACCATTGCCAGGATTTCTGGGTGTCACCTCAGTTTGGCACGCAATTTAATGAATAATTTGCCTCAAACTCTACCTTTTCCTCTGTACCATTATCAAGCACAACGCTTAGTCAGAGAATTAAGAAAAATTTTGGTGCAAGCTCGAATCATTATTTAG
- a CDS encoding phosphoesterase, PA-phosphatase related, with the protein MGNHLKQSSHDRSLVRPIHTVVKGRARYKIEGLDQEKALEKYLESRLPQEEKILQVRANYWTGNVLVIFEPEIDFKAIASLLQNLVLDYQKERNQSSIKKPVFSPAPETTKNAPTNKSNLNRLVIFNQEQNYAPWSKTKNFMQKHLNRSSNQIVLGTSMVGMLALTTLLMHSTGLDTAILLTIQKLHTPLLDRIMLGITFLGEPIVLLSLCLVSGMGLFLERRYREATTLGIVGVGAIGLNYWLKLLFGRARPELWDRLIDVGLHSFPSGHAMVSMAIYTFLGYCLAKQFPQRPREICVLTAILIGAIGFSRLYLGVHWPTDVAAGYAIGLMWAITWILSSQPLLKTNEGNWY; encoded by the coding sequence ATGGGCAATCATCTTAAACAATCTTCTCACGATCGCTCTTTGGTGCGACCAATCCACACTGTTGTCAAAGGAAGAGCTAGATATAAAATCGAGGGACTTGATCAAGAAAAGGCTCTTGAGAAATACCTGGAATCGAGATTGCCCCAAGAGGAAAAAATTTTGCAGGTTCGAGCTAACTATTGGACAGGTAATGTTTTAGTAATTTTCGAGCCAGAGATCGATTTCAAGGCGATCGCTTCTCTACTCCAAAATCTAGTTTTAGATTATCAAAAAGAGAGGAATCAATCATCTATCAAAAAACCTGTATTTAGCCCAGCACCAGAAACAACCAAAAATGCACCAACCAACAAAAGTAATTTGAATCGACTTGTAATCTTTAATCAAGAACAAAACTATGCACCATGGAGTAAGACCAAAAACTTCATGCAGAAACATTTAAATCGTTCAAGTAATCAAATTGTTTTGGGAACAAGTATGGTTGGGATGCTTGCTTTAACTACTTTACTAATGCACAGCACTGGTCTTGACACAGCTATTTTACTAACAATTCAAAAGCTACACACCCCTCTACTCGATCGCATCATGCTTGGTATCACTTTTCTCGGTGAGCCAATAGTTTTACTATCGCTGTGTTTGGTATCGGGGATGGGGTTGTTCTTAGAGCGTCGTTATCGTGAAGCAACAACCTTGGGCATAGTTGGAGTTGGTGCAATCGGTTTAAATTATTGGCTAAAACTGTTATTTGGTAGAGCGCGTCCTGAATTGTGGGATCGTCTCATTGATGTCGGACTACACAGTTTCCCTAGTGGTCATGCCATGGTTTCAATGGCTATCTATACTTTTCTCGGTTATTGTTTGGCGAAGCAATTTCCGCAACGGCCAAGAGAAATTTGTGTTTTAACTGCTATTTTAATTGGTGCGATCGGTTTTAGTCGGCTTTATTTGGGAGTACACTGGCCTACTGATGTAGCTGCTGGCTATGCGATCGGTTTAATGTGGGCGATCACTTGGATACTTAGTTCTCAACCTTTGCTGAAGACTAATGAAGGTAATTGGTATTAG
- a CDS encoding 17 kDa surface antigen codes for MTSNQQPFEKIEHGDPTDYGLIERQSSADELENSQENLPTDSNQKSDHTVARVVGAAGGGVAGAAIGRLVGGKLGAAVGAIGGAVAGAAIGEQAAEGIDKKVEDAVEVVKDTAQGVTHSLEGAIDSVKEKVEEADVKAVVDSVQNKIDETDVRGVSQSVQHKIDEADVRGVTQSVQRKIDETDTRGISQSVQNKINEADVRGVTQSVQHKIDETDTRGISQSVQNKINEADVRGVTQSVQHKIDETDTRGISQSVQNKINEADVRGVTDSLKGTVHDVKSSLADTAERTSRVAQNLADQTRPSAQNKIEALSTKPEIEPITIEATTVDWQPEPNKPEAEPTSEWELHQKRTSS; via the coding sequence ATGACTAGCAACCAGCAACCATTTGAAAAGATTGAACATGGTGACCCCACGGATTATGGGCTGATCGAACGTCAGTCAAGTGCCGATGAATTAGAAAATTCTCAAGAGAACCTTCCCACCGATAGCAATCAAAAAAGCGACCATACAGTGGCTCGTGTTGTTGGTGCTGCGGGAGGTGGCGTAGCTGGAGCAGCAATTGGTAGATTAGTCGGCGGAAAATTGGGGGCAGCCGTTGGTGCTATAGGCGGTGCAGTTGCTGGAGCAGCAATTGGTGAGCAAGCTGCTGAAGGCATTGACAAAAAAGTAGAAGATGCTGTTGAAGTAGTTAAGGATACGGCTCAAGGTGTTACTCATAGTCTCGAAGGTGCAATTGATTCAGTTAAAGAAAAAGTCGAGGAAGCTGATGTCAAAGCTGTAGTCGATTCTGTTCAAAATAAAATTGATGAAACTGATGTCCGTGGTGTTAGTCAATCAGTTCAACACAAAATCGATGAAGCTGATGTTCGTGGTGTTACTCAATCGGTTCAACGTAAAATTGATGAAACCGATACCCGTGGCATAAGTCAATCGGTTCAAAATAAAATCAATGAAGCTGATGTTCGTGGCGTTACTCAATCGGTTCAACACAAAATTGATGAAACCGATACCCGTGGCATAAGTCAATCAGTTCAAAATAAAATCAATGAAGCTGATGTTCGTGGCGTTACTCAATCGGTTCAACACAAAATTGATGAAACCGATACCCGTGGCATAAGTCAATCGGTTCAAAATAAAATCAATGAAGCTGATGTTCGTGGCGTAACCGATTCTTTGAAGGGAACAGTCCATGATGTCAAATCTTCTCTAGCAGATACAGCAGAACGTACCTCAAGAGTTGCACAAAATTTAGCCGATCAGACTAGACCTTCGGCACAAAATAAGATTGAGGCATTGTCTACAAAACCAGAAATCGAACCGATTACAATTGAAGCAACAACCGTTGATTGGCAACCTGAACCAAATAAACCAGAAGCAGAACCAACCTCTGAATGGGAACTTCATCAAAAACGAACTTCTTCGTAA
- the rplS gene encoding ribosomal protein L19 — MATMNAEAIIRSIEAEHIRTDLPVIHVGDSVEVGVRIKEGNKERVQPYKGTVIAMRNGGINKTITVRRIFQGVGVERVFLVNSPIIAHIKIERRGKVRRAKLYYLRDRVGKATRIQQRFDRPI; from the coding sequence ATGGCAACTATGAATGCAGAAGCGATTATTCGTTCCATAGAAGCTGAACATATCAGAACTGACTTACCCGTAATTCATGTTGGTGACAGCGTAGAAGTAGGTGTAAGAATCAAAGAAGGTAACAAAGAACGTGTTCAGCCTTACAAAGGTACCGTGATTGCTATGCGCAACGGCGGTATCAACAAGACTATTACTGTCCGCCGCATCTTCCAAGGTGTCGGGGTAGAGAGAGTATTTTTAGTAAACTCTCCTATCATTGCTCATATTAAAATTGAGCGTCGCGGTAAAGTTCGTCGTGCTAAACTATATTACTTACGCGATCGCGTTGGTAAAGCTACTCGGATTCAGCAGCGTTTTGACCGCCCTATTTAA
- a CDS encoding preprotein translocase, SecE subunit produces the protein MAKNDVVKKEVEITKEQGDGFNLNQFTSETKEELEKVVWPSRQQLLSESAAVILMVTLVATVIYLVDNFFAWGAGKVF, from the coding sequence TTGGCTAAAAACGATGTCGTCAAAAAAGAGGTTGAAATCACCAAAGAACAGGGTGATGGTTTTAATTTAAACCAGTTTACTAGTGAAACCAAAGAAGAACTAGAAAAAGTTGTCTGGCCTTCTCGTCAACAACTGTTGAGTGAGTCGGCAGCGGTAATTTTAATGGTAACTTTGGTTGCGACAGTAATATATTTAGTCGATAATTTCTTCGCTTGGGGAGCAGGAAAAGTATTCTAA
- a CDS encoding NusG antitermination factor has product MNFAADRPEEIEQRQQSQLQGRPRWYAVQVASGCEKRVKTDLEQRINTLEVADRVLQVQIPQTPTVKIRKDGSRQHGQEKVFPGYILVQMIMDDDAWQVVKNTPNVINFVGAEQKRNYGRGRGHVKPLPLSPGEVERIFKQAEGQEPIVKVDMAIGDKIAVLSGPFKDFEGEVIEVSPERSKLKALLSIFGRDTPVELEFNQIEKQS; this is encoded by the coding sequence ATGAATTTTGCAGCAGACCGACCAGAAGAAATAGAGCAACGACAACAATCGCAATTGCAAGGTAGACCTCGTTGGTATGCCGTGCAAGTAGCTTCTGGCTGTGAAAAGCGGGTAAAAACAGACTTAGAGCAGCGCATTAATACTCTAGAAGTAGCGGATCGCGTGCTACAAGTACAAATACCTCAAACCCCAACAGTCAAAATTCGTAAAGATGGTTCTCGTCAACACGGTCAAGAAAAAGTCTTTCCTGGCTATATTCTTGTTCAAATGATTATGGACGATGATGCCTGGCAGGTAGTCAAAAACACTCCCAATGTAATTAACTTTGTCGGTGCAGAACAAAAACGCAACTACGGCAGAGGAAGGGGTCACGTTAAACCATTACCGTTATCGCCTGGTGAAGTCGAACGTATTTTTAAACAAGCAGAAGGACAAGAACCAATTGTTAAAGTTGATATGGCAATCGGAGACAAAATAGCAGTTCTCTCCGGTCCCTTTAAAGATTTTGAAGGAGAAGTCATAGAGGTAAGTCCAGAAAGAAGCAAACTCAAAGCGTTATTGTCAATTTTTGGACGAGACACTCCAGTAGAACTGGAATTTAATCAGATTGAAAAACAAAGCTAG
- a CDS encoding ribosomal protein L11, with the protein MPRKVVAIIKLALPAGKANPAPPVGPALGQHGVNIMAFCKEYNARTADKVGLVIPVEISVFEDRSFTFILKTPPASVLIRKAAGIERGASQPNKQTVATITQAQLREIAETKMPDLNANDIEAAMKIVAGTAKNMGVAIAE; encoded by the coding sequence ATGCCAAGAAAAGTTGTTGCAATTATTAAATTAGCTCTGCCAGCAGGCAAGGCTAACCCTGCACCTCCCGTAGGTCCCGCTCTAGGTCAGCATGGTGTTAATATTATGGCGTTTTGTAAAGAATACAACGCTAGAACTGCTGATAAAGTAGGGTTAGTTATTCCAGTAGAAATTTCAGTTTTTGAAGACCGAAGTTTTACTTTTATTCTCAAAACTCCTCCAGCTTCAGTCTTAATTAGAAAAGCTGCGGGAATTGAAAGAGGGGCAAGTCAGCCTAATAAACAAACTGTAGCTACGATTACTCAAGCTCAGTTGAGAGAAATCGCAGAAACTAAAATGCCTGATCTAAATGCCAATGATATTGAAGCAGCAATGAAAATTGTTGCAGGTACGGCAAAAAATATGGGCGTTGCGATCGCAGAATAA
- a CDS encoding ribosomal protein L1, with translation MTKKLSRRMREALAKVDHDKAYEPLEALNLLKETATAKFVETAEAHIRLGIDPKYTDQQLRTTVTFPKGTGQTVRIAVIARGERVKEAEQAGADIVGSEELIDEIQKGMMDFDILIATPDMMPKVARLGRMLGPKGLMPSPKGGTVTDDLPTAISDFKGGKQEFRADRTGIVHVMFGKVSFSAEDLLVNLKALQETVDRNRPSGAKGRYWRSIYVSSSMGPSIQVDINGLRDLKMTEAA, from the coding sequence ATGACAAAAAAACTATCGCGTCGAATGCGAGAGGCGTTAGCTAAAGTAGATCACGATAAAGCTTACGAACCTCTAGAAGCTCTAAATTTATTAAAAGAAACCGCAACAGCTAAATTCGTCGAAACTGCTGAAGCCCATATTCGTCTGGGGATCGATCCCAAATATACCGACCAACAATTACGTACCACAGTAACTTTTCCCAAAGGAACTGGGCAAACTGTACGCATAGCTGTCATTGCTCGTGGTGAGAGAGTCAAAGAAGCAGAACAAGCCGGAGCAGACATAGTTGGTTCAGAAGAATTAATTGATGAAATTCAAAAAGGCATGATGGATTTTGATATTCTGATTGCCACTCCTGATATGATGCCCAAAGTAGCAAGATTAGGGCGGATGTTAGGGCCTAAAGGTTTAATGCCTTCTCCCAAAGGTGGTACGGTTACGGATGATTTACCAACTGCTATTAGTGACTTTAAAGGTGGTAAACAAGAATTTCGTGCTGACAGAACTGGTATCGTTCATGTTATGTTTGGAAAGGTCTCATTTTCAGCCGAAGATCTTTTGGTTAATTTGAAGGCTTTACAAGAAACCGTTGACCGCAATCGTCCTTCTGGGGCAAAAGGTCGCTACTGGCGCAGTATTTATGTGTCTTCTTCGATGGGGCCTTCAATTCAAGTAGATATTAATGGTTTAAGAGACTTGAAAATGACTGAAGCAGCTTAG
- the rpl10 gene encoding 50S ribosomal protein L10, protein MGRTLANKQEIVTELKEILKESQMAFVIDYEGLSVAEITDLRNRLRPAGATCKITKNTLMNIAIEGDENWQPMQQFLSNASAFLLTGEEVGAAVKAYKEFQKATKKTELRGGVMEGQALTREQVEALGDLPSKEELYAQIAGALNALATKIAVGVKEVPASLARGIKAVSEKEDQAAA, encoded by the coding sequence ATGGGAAGAACCCTTGCCAACAAGCAAGAAATCGTAACTGAGCTTAAAGAGATCTTAAAAGAATCTCAAATGGCTTTTGTGATCGATTATGAAGGGTTGTCAGTAGCAGAAATAACCGACTTACGTAATCGTCTGCGTCCTGCTGGTGCTACTTGCAAAATCACCAAAAACACCCTCATGAATATTGCCATTGAGGGGGACGAAAACTGGCAACCTATGCAGCAGTTTTTGAGTAATGCCTCTGCTTTCCTGCTTACAGGAGAAGAAGTAGGTGCTGCTGTTAAAGCTTATAAAGAATTCCAGAAAGCCACCAAAAAAACCGAACTACGGGGTGGTGTTATGGAAGGTCAAGCCTTAACTAGAGAACAGGTTGAGGCGTTAGGAGATCTACCTTCTAAAGAAGAACTTTACGCTCAAATTGCTGGCGCACTCAATGCTCTGGCGACCAAGATTGCTGTCGGAGTCAAGGAAGTACCTGCTTCTTTGGCACGTGGTATCAAAGCAGTATCGGAAAAAGAAGACCAAGCTGCTGCCTAA
- a CDS encoding 50S ribosomal protein L7/L12, producing the protein MSAATDEILEKLKSLSLLEAAELVKQIEEAFGVSAAAPAGGMMMMAPGAGGGAAEAEEEKTEFDVILDEVPADKKIAVLKVVRTLTGLGLKEAKELVESTPKPIKEGVPKDDAEDTKKKLEEAGAKVTVK; encoded by the coding sequence ATGTCTGCTGCAACTGATGAAATTCTCGAAAAGCTAAAATCTTTATCTCTGTTAGAAGCTGCTGAACTAGTTAAGCAAATTGAAGAAGCCTTTGGTGTTAGTGCTGCTGCTCCTGCTGGTGGCATGATGATGATGGCTCCTGGTGCTGGTGGCGGTGCTGCGGAAGCTGAAGAAGAGAAAACTGAATTTGACGTTATTCTCGATGAAGTTCCTGCTGATAAGAAAATTGCTGTTCTTAAAGTCGTACGGACTCTTACTGGCTTAGGTTTGAAAGAAGCTAAAGAATTAGTTGAATCTACACCTAAACCCATCAAAGAAGGTGTCCCCAAAGACGACGCAGAAGACACCAAAAAGAAATTGGAAGAAGCTGGTGCTAAAGTTACTGTTAAGTAA
- a CDS encoding SAM-dependent methyltransferase, whose amino-acid sequence MKLNDIAPWGRILKEYQLMFNLSDADLNLKILGCGDSPASFNAEMNQLGYQVVSIDRSNLSIFD is encoded by the coding sequence ATGAAACTAAACGATATTGCGCCTTGGGGTAGAATACTCAAAGAATATCAATTAATGTTTAACCTTTCGGATGCCGATTTAAATCTCAAAATTCTTGGTTGTGGAGATAGTCCTGCTAGCTTTAATGCTGAAATGAACCAACTTGGTTATCAAGTAGTATCTATCGATCGATCCAATTTATCAATTTTTGACTGA
- a CDS encoding aldo/keto reductase, with translation MRYRRFGKTNLNLSVFSLGTMRCLESAEVVQKTIATAIELGINHLETAKAYGKSEEYLGLALQSLALPRNQFYITTKLPPIPKQSASLRRTSCPSTQADSPEFHSLRSRSQMQEWIDQSLSRLKLDYIDCLAIHGINTWEHLDWVTQPEGCLLAIQEAISQGKVKHLGFSTHGSLELILAAIKTNLFDFVNLHYYYLWQRNQAAIALAHQQDMGVFIISPADKGGRLYTPPETLDNLCQPFSPLELNYRFLLSDRRITTLSVGAAKPEELITPLQVADRDESLNEQEQDVFRRLEAHLNKSLVDSHCSQCYQCLPCPEQINIPEVLRLRNLSVAYDMTEYGQYRYRMFENAGHWFPGTKGNRCNNCGDCLPRCPENLDIPTLLQDTHRRLNGSPRRRLWEE, from the coding sequence ATGCGTTATCGGCGGTTTGGCAAAACTAATCTCAATTTATCTGTTTTTTCTCTTGGAACCATGCGTTGTCTGGAGTCTGCTGAAGTTGTACAAAAGACAATCGCAACTGCAATTGAACTTGGAATCAATCATTTAGAAACCGCCAAAGCTTATGGTAAAAGTGAAGAGTATTTAGGACTAGCTTTACAATCTCTAGCTTTACCAAGAAATCAGTTTTATATTACTACTAAGCTACCACCAATTCCAAAGCAATCTGCTAGTCTTCGACGCACTTCGTGTCCGAGTACGCAGGCGGATTCGCCAGAGTTTCACTCCCTTCGGTCGCGGTCGCAAATGCAAGAATGGATCGATCAATCATTGTCAAGATTAAAACTAGATTATATTGATTGTTTGGCAATTCATGGGATTAATACTTGGGAACATCTCGATTGGGTAACTCAACCTGAAGGCTGTTTGTTAGCGATACAAGAAGCAATCAGTCAAGGCAAAGTCAAGCATCTTGGTTTTTCTACGCACGGTTCCTTAGAACTAATTTTAGCTGCGATTAAAACTAATTTATTTGACTTTGTTAATCTTCACTATTACTATCTCTGGCAACGCAATCAAGCTGCGATCGCCTTAGCTCATCAACAAGACATGGGAGTGTTTATTATCTCTCCTGCGGATAAAGGAGGCAGACTGTATACTCCTCCAGAAACCTTAGACAATTTATGTCAACCTTTTTCCCCGCTAGAATTAAATTATCGATTTTTATTAAGCGATCGCAGAATTACTACTTTAAGTGTGGGTGCTGCTAAACCTGAAGAATTAATTACTCCTTTACAAGTAGCAGATCGGGATGAGTCTTTAAACGAACAAGAACAAGACGTATTTAGGCGTTTAGAAGCACATTTAAACAAAAGTCTCGTCGACAGTCACTGTAGTCAATGTTATCAATGTCTTCCTTGTCCAGAACAGATTAATATTCCCGAAGTATTGCGCTTACGTAACCTATCCGTAGCTTATGACATGACAGAATACGGACAATACCGCTATCGGATGTTTGAAAATGCTGGTCATTGGTTTCCAGGAACAAAAGGCAATCGTTGTAATAATTGTGGTGATTGTCTGCCTCGTTGTCCAGAAAATTTGGATATTCCTACTCTATTACAAGATACTCATCGAAGGCTTAATGGTTCACCTCGTCGTCGATTATGGGAAGAATAA
- a CDS encoding hypothetical protein (protein of unknown function DUF151) — protein MIEMKVAGIAFDAMTRSPIILLKDGSERRALPIFIGQDQAKAIINALERQQSPRPLTHDLITNIFDAWEIDLERIIIHSLQDNTFYAVLCLNLGGVTKEIDCRPSDAIAIALRTDSPIWVMEEVVADASIPVDRDADEEERKAFKDFVAGLSPEELIKRGGYSSSDQ, from the coding sequence ATGATTGAAATGAAAGTTGCTGGGATTGCTTTCGATGCGATGACTCGTAGTCCTATCATACTATTAAAAGATGGTTCTGAAAGACGCGCATTACCTATTTTTATTGGACAGGATCAAGCTAAAGCTATTATTAATGCTTTAGAAAGACAGCAATCACCTCGTCCTCTCACCCACGATTTGATTACTAACATTTTTGATGCTTGGGAAATTGATTTAGAGAGAATTATTATTCATTCTCTTCAAGATAATACTTTTTATGCTGTACTATGTTTAAATTTAGGAGGAGTCACTAAAGAAATTGATTGTCGTCCTAGTGATGCGATCGCGATTGCTTTACGGACAGATAGTCCAATTTGGGTCATGGAAGAAGTAGTTGCAGATGCTTCTATTCCAGTTGATCGCGATGCTGATGAGGAAGAAAGAAAAGCCTTTAAAGATTTTGTCGCTGGTCTTAGTCCAGAAGAACTGATTAAAAGAGGTGGTTATAGTAGTAGCGATCAATAA